TTTTCGACCGGCGTGCCCGTCAACGCGACCTTCCACTGCGCGGGGATCGATGCGATCGCAGCCGATGTTTTGCTGCGGCTGTTCTTGATCGCTTGAGCTTCGTCCAGGACCAGCGTCGACCACTTCACATCCGCTAATGCATCCGCATCTCGCAGCGCCAGACCGTAGCTGCAGACGACTAAACTGCCGGGACCCACAGTCGACAAGAACTCGCTGCGGTCGGTATCGCGGTAAAGATGGACGCTCAAGTCGGGCGCAAAGCGTTCGGCTTCGCGAACCCAGTTGAACCCGACCGATGTGGGCGCGATCACCAGCGTCGGCCCCTCGCTGCTGCGATCCAAGATCACCGCCAAGGTCTGCAGCGTCTTGCCCAATCCCATGTCGTCGGCGAGGATCCCGCCGACGCCCCACTCGGCCAGTCGTCGCAGCCAGCGAAACCCATCGGTCTGGTAATCGCGGAGCGTCGCGTTGAGTCCGGCCGGCAGGACGGGCTCGAGTTTTTCGGCTCGCTCCAATCGCGTCAGGCACTGATGCCAGGCACGCGTCGCTTCGACTTGGACGTCGTTGCTCAAGAAATCACGCACCGCCGAGGCGGACGTGGCGTCGAACTTCAGCCCCTTGCGATCCTGCGTGACCGAATCGCGGAGTCCCGTCAATTTAGCTCGCAAGCCCTTTTCGATCTTCGTCCAGCCCTTGTCGCCGATCCGGACAAAGTCGCCGCGAACGCTCTCCTCCCCAGGGTTCTGGAGCGCGTTGAGCAGTTCGGCCAACGGGACCGATTCCTCGCCAAGATCGCAGTTGCCAGACAGTTGAAACCAATCGTGCTTGCGGTTGATACCGACGCTGACGTTGCTGGTCGTGACCGATCCCAGAACACGCAGCGGTTTTTCGGACGTTTTGTCCCACAGCACCTCGATCCCCGTCGATTCGAGATCTTGCAGGGATCCGACCAGCCCGATCGCCGCTTCAAAGTCGCTGATGCCGCCGTCAAACTCTCCCGGTTTCTGCCCCAATTTGCCCAGCAGAGCATCCGACGCGCGGATCTCTTCGTCGGCATCGCGTTGGAATTGCACGGGGCGGCCTTCGTGCTTTCCCGCTCTCAGCATCAAACCGGTGCCGGGGCGATGCAGGACATCCATCGCGTCGCGAACGCGGACGCCGAAGTCGAGCGATCCGGTGCTGTGCGAACGCAACAAGACGACGGGGCGACACGCGTCGGGGATGATCTGGCCGGCGACCGATTCGGGGACTTTCACGTTGATCACGCGCTGTAGATCGGCGACGCGTTTCAACAGATCCTGTTCAAACTCGACGGGGATCCGCGGCAGCTTGAGGACCGCGACAACCGTCTTCATCTGGCTCGGATGCAGGTCGCAGATGCGAATACTGGCCAAGTCGTTGCGGATGTGGACCATGCAGTCCTCGTTATACAAGAACATGTTGTTGTGCGGTTTGCTGCCGACCAACTCCAACCAACACTGCTGTTCGTCGCGGCAGAACTGGAACGTGGGGTCGAATCGGACGACCTCGGCGGGGTGCATGTTGAACAGCACGTTCGGCTGGCCGACCAATTCGCGAAGTACCGCGATCGTGTCCAGTTTCGTGCTGACGCGATAATAACTCGAATCGATTTGCACCAGCGACTGCACACGGCGGTCGGCTTCGCTGAGCGTGACCTCGAGAACGTTGAGCGTCGAGACCGATACGCGGCGTCCCTTGGTCCAGCCGTTGCCACGTTTCTTCGCCTGCTGATGGATCGCCAAGATCTCGTGATCGGTTCCCCGCGTCGAGAGATTCCAAGCGATGCGATCCTGCGACACCGATCGCGACGGTGGCAGTTGCGCGTCTTCGAGATCCAAGTCGGGCGGGGCGATCGGCAGGTCTTCGAGAATGCGTTCGATCCGCGCTCGGCTGCTGAAATCAAAGCTCCTGGGATCGAAGCTCCCCGCGGTAAACAGCCCTTGGGCGACCTGTCGGTTCAACCAACTGCGGGTGTCTCGCAATTGTTCGTAGACGTAGTCGACAAAGTGGAAGGTGTGTTCGCAGTAGCTTTTGCCCAGCGAGACGTTGCAGCTGCAAGCGATTTTTTTCCGACCGCTGCCATCGGGGATGGCCAACATCACATCGTGCCGCTCGGGCCCTTTGCGGTATTGCCCGGTGACGGTGCCGTCGGAATAGACGGCCGACACAAAAAAGGCGTGCGGCGATTCGTAGCTATCCGAATCGGTGATGCTGTCGGGAAACGAATCGAGAATATCGAGGCAGGCTTCGTACCAAGTGCGAACGCGCTCAACACCCCGCTGCACCAGCGGGTTGGTCGACGGGGGATCGTCCTGCGACCATTGCGTTTTGGTGGGGGAACCGAGTCCGCCGGAAGCTTCGCTCAGAATTTGCTTCAGCATCGACGTGGCACTGGGGGAGACCGAACCGCGAGCAGCGCGTCCGCGTTTGTTATAAGCCATCGAACAGACGCCTTTCTGTTTTGGCAGTGCGACTTCGGTTTTGACGGGACGCTGGTCGCGACAGGTCGTTCGCCGATGCGGCAGACGATCCGACGCAACGTGGCGCCGCGGACGTTATCCATGTCCCGGAATCAAAAACGGAGATGCCCTGGCGGTTGCGGGAGCGGCTGGGGAATTCTAACGAGCACGCGTTACGAGCACGAAACGCAAACGAGTGAAAACAATGTTACGAGCACGAAGCGCAAACCAGTGAGCGTGAAGAATCCACTCGCTCGCGCGTCGTGTTGGTATTCATTCACTCGCTTGCGCTTCGTGCTGGTATTTGGTTCGCTTGCGCTTCGTGTTGGTGTTTCTTACGCAACCCGCGGAGCGATCGATAGGTTCCCAGCCTGGGAGCAATTGTGACAAGCCTCTAAATATATCGCTCCAGCGCCCGCGAATGAAGCCCTTACCCACCCGCCGCAGCATCGAGGTCGCCGCGCGAGATACGAGCAATACCAGCACGAAGCGCAAGCGAGTGAATTCACACCGATACCAGCACGAAGCGCAAGCGAGTGAGCGTGCCGGGATTCACTCGCTTGCGCTTCGTGCTAGTATTGTTGGGATTTCGCTCACGATGAGGGACGCTCGATGTCGACAAGAGGGGCTTGGCGAGCGGAGACATCGATCGCTTGCGCTGTTTCGGCAAAGCTGGCCAACATCTCCTGCAACCGCTCCATCGGCAAACCGACGACGTTCGATGGGCTGCCCGAAAGGATTTGCAGCCAGTCGTTGCCATCTTGGTAGCCAAACGCACCCGCTTTGCCGACCCAACGGTCGCTGTCGAGATACGCCTCGATCGTGGCGTCGTCGATCGCTTCCATCTGCAATTGCGTGCAGCAAACGTCCAGGCTGGCCCTCTGGTCCGGCAGCGACCACAAACAAACGCCGGTGAAGACGGCGTGCTGGGTTCCTGCCAGCATCTTCAGCATCTGCCGGGCATGGTCGCGATCTTCGGGTTTGCCCAAAATTTGGCCTCGGCAAGCCGCAACGGTATCGGCGGCGATCACCATCCCTGCATCGACCTGCCGGCTGACATCTTCCGCTTTGCGAAACGCGTGCCGCGCGACAAGTTCCGGTGGCGTCTCGGAACTGCAGACGCCACATTCGACCGACGGATCGGCGGGGATCACGTCAAACGAATATCCCGCTTGTTCCATCAGTTCGCGGCGCCGCGGCGATCCGCTGGCCAACACGATCCGCGAGAAAGCGGTCTGCGGCGGTGGAGTATCACTCATCGATCGGCTGCTCTGTTACGAAGGTTCGTCGGGATCGGGGCGGTTTTCGTTGGGGGGCAACAGATCGTCGCCGGGGGATTGTGTCGATGGCGGGTTCTGCTTTGGCGGCGGAAGTTGGCCGGTCCGCATTTTCAGTTGCTTCATCGCGTTGTCGAGCGATTCGATCAGCCGCGGGATCTGCCCGGCCGCCATGTAAACGCGTGCACTGACGGCCGACTGAGGGAAGAAGCTGGTGATGAAATCGAGGCTGAACTCCGCCGCGCCGTGGCCGATCATCACGCCGTTGGCATACGCGCCGCTGAGAAGCGCGTCGTTCATTTTCAGATCGTCGTAGATCTCTTGTGGCGTCGGTCGGCGAGCATCGGCAGGGGGTTTGGGGGGATCGGCCGGTGCACCAAAGCGGTTGGTGTAGATCTCCAGGTTTTTGCGGAGCGCATCGAGAAACTGGGGCAGAACCGGATGGGGCAGCACAACGCGGGTGGCCACACGGTGGGGACGGGAGATGTTCTGCACGAAATCGAGGACAAACTCGGTCGGGCCGGTGACAACGATCGCGCCGGTCGAAAAGACCCCTTCGCCAACGTGATCTGGAATTCGGGCCCGCAGGTTTTGACCACCTTCAACAGGTGCGGGTTGATCTTCAGACGGATTATCGTTCATCGGTGCCTGCCACAATGGGAAGAGAGAGTCTATCGCGACCATATACCTATATATACGCCAAAATCGACGATCCCATTCGGTGCGGAATCAGCCGGTCGCCGCTGTAATGTAGCGGAATTGTCCGCCAGGGAAAGACAATGGGGGGGCTCAAGCGCATCGGCGCTGCCGTGGGGGATCCACAGCGGGCAATAACGTAGCGGGGACGGAGCGATCCGCCGCTCGCTGCCGATCTGCCAAACTGGCACCACGGTCTCGGAGGGGGGTGGTTGGATGTGGAGCGATATTGCGTAAAGCCTTGCATGATAGCGTTTTGCAATTAATCAAAGCGGTTTGGCACACATCTTGCTCTTAAGGGGAGCTTCAGTGGCGGGCTGCCACTCTGCGCGACCGGACTCCCATGAGCCGCGTGCGACGAATGGCAGCCTGGCACTGCAGCGATATCACCGTTCACATTTTTTATGGGTCGGTTGGGCCTGACGGCTTGGCGACTCGGACACAATGACGTTCACAGGAGAGACACGACGTGGCAAAACAGATCGTGTTTGATGACGATGCGAGACAACCGCTCTTGGCGGGAGCCGCAAAATTGGCGCGTGCGGTTCGCAGTACGTTGGGCCCTCGTGGTCGCAACGCAGTGTTGGACAAAGGTTGGGGTTCGCCCAAGGTGACCAAGGACGGTGTAACCGTTGCTGAGGACATCGATCTGGACGACGCCAACGAAAACCTGGGTGCCCAGTTGATCAAAGAGGCGGCCAGCAAAACCAACGACGTCGCTGGCGACGGAACCACCACGGCGACCGTGTTGGCCGAAGCAATCTTCCGCGAAGGGCTGAAGATGGAAGCGTCCGGAGCCGACCCGATGGCGCTCAGCCGTGGGATCGCCAAGGCGGTCGACATGGTCACCGCTGCAATCCAGAAGCTGTCGACCCCAATCAGCGAAAAGAGCAAGGCGGAGATCCGCCAAGTTGCGACGATCGCTGGTAACAACGATCCCGAAATCGGCCGCGTTTTGGCCGACGCATTTGCCAAAGTTGGCAAAGATGGCGTGATCACCGTCGAAGAAGGTCGATCCAACGAGACGACCGTCGACGTTGTCGAAGGGATGCAGTTCGACCGCGGTTTCCTGTCGCCACACTTTGTCACCAACCAAGACGAAGTCACTGTTGAACTGGAAAACTGCTTGGTCTTGATCTTCGAAGAGAAGATCAGCGGCAACAAGAAGATGATTCCGTTGTTGGAAGCAGTCAGCAAATCGAAGAAGCCTTTGCTGATCATCGCTGAAGACGTCGAAGGCGAAGCGTTGGCGACTTTGGTCGTTAACAAGATGCGTGGCATCTTAAACGTCTGTGCCGTCAAGGCTCCTGGCTATGGCGACCGTCGCAAGGCGATCCTCGGCGACATCGCCGTTCTGACCGGCGCTCAACCGATCTTCAAGGATCTGGGCATCGATCTGGAAAACGTCAAACTGGACGATCTGGGAACCGTTAAGAAGGTTAAGATCACCAGCGAAGATTGCACGATGGTTGGCGGTGCTGGCGGCAAGGATAAGATCGCCGCTCGCGTTGCTCAAATCCGCAACGAAATCTCGCTGACCGACAGCGATTACGATCGCGAAAAGCTGCAAGAACGCTTGGCCAAACTGGCCGGTGGCGTTGCACAAATCAGCGTCGGTGCAGCAACCGAAACTGAAATGAAAGAACGCAAAGCGCTGATCGACGATGCCCGCGCGGCAACGCAAGCGGCTTTGGAAGAAGGAATCGTGCCCGGCGGTGGCGTCGCGCTGATCCGGTGCGAAAAGCACCTTCTGAAGTTGGAAGAGTCGACCGAAGGAGACGAAAAACTGGGCGTTCGGATCATCCGCAACGTCTTGGACAAGCCTCTGCGTGCGATCGCTGGCAACGCGGGTCTCGAAGGTGGCGTGGTTGTCAATCGCGTTCGCAACCTGAAGGACAAGAACGAAGGCTACGATGCCAATTCGGACAAGTATGTCGACATGATCAAGGCCGGAATCATCGATCCCGCCAAGGTCGTGCGTACTTCGCTGTCCAACGCGGCGAGCGTTGCTTCGCTGCTGCTGACGACCGAATCGTTGATCACCGAAATTCCTGTCGAGGAAGAAGCGGGTGACGACCATCACCACGACCATGGAATGGGTGGCATGGGCGGAATGCCAGGAATGGGTGGCATGGGCGGAATGCCAGGCATGGGCGGAATGGGTGGCATGCCAGGCATGATGTAAGCCGGCCCTTTTCCGGAAGTCCGGGGACTACGCATCTGCAGTATCCCCGGACGGCTCGTTCAATCTCAAAAACAAAAACTCAATAAAACATATCAGTTAGGAAGCTATACAGATGGCAAAGATCAACATTCGTCCTTTGGATGACCGCATCGTCGTTCAACCTGCATCGGCAGAAGAGACCACCGCTGGTGGAATCGTGCTCCCCGATTCGGCTCAAGAAAAACCACAGCGTGGAACCGTCGTCGCAGTGGGTCCTGGCAAGTTGTTGGACAGCGGCAGCCGCGGTGAGTTGACCGTTGCGATCGGCGACGTCGTGATCTACGGTCGTTACGGCGGCAGCGAGATCGAAGTCGATGGCCAAGAGCTGAAGATTCTTCGCGAAAGCGACATCTTGGCGAAGGTTGTCTGAACCGATTCCAATGCCCCGGCAGGCTGTTGAGTCTGTCGGTTGAAACCGCTGTCGCAGACCGGTCGTCTGCGATTCGGAACCTCGGGCAGGAACATAACTGCCCGTCTCCAATAAAACGAACATTCACCGCAACGCTTAAGGACACAATACCGTGGCAAAGCAATTGCTTTTTGATGATCACGCCCGAGCGCGCATGCTCGCAGGTGTTGATAAATTGGCCCAAGCTGTCGCGATCACGATGGGCCCGACCGGCCGCAACGTAATCATCGACAAATCGTTTGGCGGGCCGACCGTTACCAAAGATGGTGTAACGGTTGCCAAAGAAGTCGATCTCGAAGATCGTTTCGAAAACATGGGCTGCAAGTTGGTCGTCGAAGTCGCTCAAAAGACCAGCGACTTGGCGGGCGACGGAACCACCACGGCGACCGTGTTGGCGCGAGCGATCTTCAAGGAAGGTCTTCGCAACATCGTTGCCGGCAGCAACCCGACTGCGATTCGTCGCGGTATCGAGCGCGCCGTCGAAGCGGCTTCGGCCAAGCTGCACGAAATGGGTCGTCCCGTCAGCAGCAAGGATCAAGTTGCCAGCGTCGGCGCGATCAGTGCGAACAACGACAACGAAATCGGCGGCCTGTTGGCTGACGCGTTGGAGCGTGTTGGCAAAGACGGCGTGATCACTGTCGAAGAAGGCAAGACTCGGGAAACCGAAGTCTCCTACGTCGACGGCATGCAGTTCGACAAGGGCTTCGTTTCGCCTTACTTCATCACCGATCCGGGCACGATGGAAGCCAACCTGGAAAACGCGTTGGTGCTGTTGTACGAAAAGAAGATCAGCAACATTCGCGACCTGGTTCCAATCCTGGAAAAGTCGGCGCAAAGCGGTCAACCTTTGATGATCATCGCCGAAGATGTCGATGCCGAAGCACTGACTCTGTTGGTTGTCAACAAGCTGCGTGGCACGTTGAACGTTTGTGCTGTGAAGGCACCTGGGTTCGGCGATCGCCGCAAAGCCATGTTGGGCGACATCGCGGTTCTGACCGGCGGTACGCTGATCAGCGAAGACCTGGGCATCCAGCTGGAAAACATCACGCTGGAACACCTGGGCCGCGCCAAGAAGGTCACTGTCGACAAGAACGCGACAACCATCGTCGAAGGTGGCGGCAAGCGTGCCGACATCGACAAGCGTGTTTCGCAGATCCGTGCTCAGATTGAACAGACCGACAGCGAATACGATAAAGAGAAGTTCCAAGAGCGATTGGCCAAGTTGGCTGGTGGCGTTGCGATCGTCAGCGTCGGTGCTGAAACCGAAGCGGACATGAAGCAAAAGAAGGCTCGCGTCGAAGATGCGTTGCACGCGACCCGCGCGGCTGTCGAAGAAGGCATCCTGCCCGGCGGTGGCGTTGCTTTGGTTCGCTGCAAGCAAGCGGTCGAAGATTGCAAGAAGGGTGCGAAGGCCGACGAAAAGATCGGCGTCGACATCGTCTTGCACGCGTTGGATGCTCCAATGCGTCAGATCGCCGACAACGGCGGAATCGACGGCAGCGTTGTCGTCGACACCGTGGAACAAATGAAAGAGAACCACGGCTACAACGCTTACACCGGCGAATATGGCGACATGTTCACTTACGGTGTGATCGATCCTGTCAAGGTGACTCGCACGGCGCTCGCCAACGCGGCTAGCATCGCGGGTCTGTTGTTGACGACCGAAGCATTGGTCACCAACTTCGACCAAGAGGACAAGGACAAGCGTACGGTAGAAGGCGTCGTCTCGTAACGAGCGACGGATTCGACCGATTTAGCGACAGCACAGGGCCACTTCCGCACTCTATCGGTAGTGGCCCTGTTTATTGCAGCAGAGACGACGGGATCATCGGATGGCCGGAAAACGCGACTATTACGAAGTATTGAGTGTCAGCAAAGAAGCTGGCAAAGTAGAGATCGACAAGGCTTACCGGCGGTTGGCGATCAAATACCATCCCGATACGAATCGTAACGACGAAAACGCCGTCGAACTATTCAAAGAGGTCAGCGAAGCCTACGAGGTCTTGAGCGACCAAACCAAACGGGCTCGTTACGATCAATACGGCCACGCTGGTTTGGGCGGTGGCGGTCCACAATTCAATGACGTCGAGGATATCTTCGAAGCCTTCGGCGATATGTTCGGCGGATCGTTTGGCGATATGTTTGGTGGCGGCCGTGGCGGTCGTCGCAAACGCGTCCGACGTGGCGGCGACGTCCGTTGCGATGTCACGCTGACTCTGGAAGAGGCGGCTAGCGGAGTTCGCAAAGAGGTGAAGTTCCGCCGTCGCGTGGCTTGCACCGGATGCGACGGATCGGGCGCGGCCAAGGGAAGTGAACCGCAACCCTGCGTCGCTTGTGGCGGTGTCGGCCAAGTGATCCAATCGGCCGGCATTCTGCGTGTGCAGACTTCGTGTCCGCATTGCGGCGGAGCGGGTAAAGTGATCCGCGATCCATGCCAGAGTTGCCGCGGGCAAGGGCTCGAAGAACGTCAGGTCAGTCTGGACGTCGATATCCCAGCGGGTGTCGACGACGGAATGCGGGTGCGAATCACGGGCGAAGGGGAAGCGAGCCCCGATGGCGGACCAGCCGGCGATGCCTATTGCTTTGTCAGCGTTGTCGAGCATTCGCTCTTCCAACGCGACGGTTCGAATCTGATCCTTCAGTTGCCGATCGGGTATTCGCAGGCCGTCCTGGGGGCAGAGCTGGACGTGCCAACGCTCGACGGACGCGAAACGCTGACGATTCAAAAGGGAACGCGCAGCGGTGAGGTTTATCGGTTGCGAGGTCGCGGAATGCCCGATCCTCGCGGCGGTCGCCGAGGTGATCTGTTGGTGCAAACCTTCATCGAAGTCCCCAAGAAAGTGAACGAGCATCAGGAAAAATTGCTCCGCCAGCTCGCCGAACTCGACGAGGAGCATGTGATGCCCGAACGCAAATCGTTTTTGGACAAGATCAAGACATTTTTTGAACCCGAGGAATCGGACGCTTAACCGGAACACGCTCGACCGGCCAATGGCGTTCCCACGTCGCGCAATCGCGGTGTCGGAACGGTAGCGTGCGATGGATTTGGTGCCTCAGATTTACGTTGCACTCAATACATTAGACAGGATGCTCGCCCACTATGAATAATCAAGAATCGAACGAAAACATCGACAACACCGAAACCCCAAACGACGATGTCGGATTCGACGCAACGTCCGAAGCGGGCGTCAACGACGACGCGTTGGAAGCGGTCGCGGGTGAAATCGGTGGCGACAGCAGCGAGCCATCGTTGGAAGTCCAACTGGCTCAAGCGAACGATCAAATTTTGAAATTGCATGCCGAACTGGAGAACGTTCGCAAACGGATTCGTCGCGAAGCGGATGAACAAATTCGTTTCGCATCGCTCCCTTTGATGCACGACCTGTTGGGCGTATTCGATAACCTGCGACGCGCGATCGAAGCGGCTGAAACCTCGCAATCGACCGAAGGGTTGACCGAAGGTGTGCAGATGGTTGCGAAGCAATTTGTCGACACGTTGGGGAAATTCCATTGCACTCCGATCCCAGCGTTGGGCGAAACGTTCGACCCCCATGTTCATGAAGCGATCTCGCAAATGCCCAGCGACGAATATCCCGCTGGCAGCGTGATGATCGAAGCGACGCGCGGCTTCCAGCTGCACGATCGCGTCGTCCGGCCCAGCCAGGTTGTCGTCAGCACGGGCAATTAGCGGCGGGTTTGCCTCGATCGCCCGAGAGCGATTGTGTGGCCGTTCGAATCGCTCCGCCGGATCAGGTTATGAGACCTGCGGCGGATCGGTGACTTTGTCTATCAACTATTTTCAGGAACCAATGAATGCCAACCTACGATTACGAATGCGATGCGTGTGGTCACGAGTTTGAGCATTTTCAAGGGATCAATGATCCGCATTTGAAGAAGTGCCCCGAGTGCAAGAAGTTGAAGTTGCGACGGTTGTTTGGCACCGGTGCCGCCGTCGTGTTCAAAGGCTCTGGTTTCTATCAGACCGATTACCGCAGCGAGTCCTACAAGAAGGGAGCCGCGGCGGACAAGAAGAGCAGCAAGCCCAAGTCGGAATCGAAATCGAGCGACAAATCCGCCTCGGCGAAATCGACTGCGAAGCCCAAGAAGGCATCCGATTGATCGGGACGGAGCGATCGTCCCCCCTTGGACCCCAGTTTTGTCAAGCGTAGGCCGCCGCGTAAAGTGGCGGCAGTCCGGTGTGGTATCGCGGGGTGGGACTGATAGAATCGAGAGGCCGGGAATACCGGTAAACCGCAACCGCTCGCCGAGGCCTCTCCTGCCATGTCTTTAACCAACGAGAACGACCAGCTGACAGATCCCGATGCAGCCGCCCAGTGGCTGCAGTCGCTGGGGGTAGAGGATCCTCAGCAGGGTCTGCAATCGCTCGCTTCGATTCGCCGCGGCGGTTTGAATGACGAGATGTTCGGTTTTCTGTGCAGCCAATTGGCTAGCCATCTTCCCGATGCCAGCGACCGCGACAGTGCGCTGGCAAATCTGGATCGCTTCATCGCCGCATCGCGAAGCCCCCAGTCTTTGGTGGCGCTCTTCGAACGCGACCCCAACGCTTTCCCAACCCTACTGCGGATCTTTTCGACCAGCCAATATCTGGCCGACCAATTGGTCCGCGCCCCCGATTCTTTCGATCAGGTGCGGATTACCGATGGCCAACCGGTCGCTTACCAAGTTCTGATCGACGATCTGTTGCACGATCTCCGGTCCGCTCGCGATGAAGAGGCGGTGATGCGGGTATTGCGACTTTACAAGCAGCGTGAAACGCTGCGGATCGCGTATGGCGACTTCATCCGCGAAGCGCCGCTTGAACGGGTCACGCAACAGATATCTTTTCTCGCCGATGCGATCACGCAAGGTGCGGTCATTGCGGCGCAGCGGTTGTTGGAAGATGTTCGCGGATTTCCGGTGCGGCACGATGGAACGCGAGCCCGTTTGGTCGTGTTGGCCCTCGGCAAATTGGGCGGTTCCGAACTGAACTACAGCAGCGACATCGATCTGATGTTCTTGTGCGATGAAGCGGAAAAGACCAACGGGACGCGGTCGATACCTGCGACCGAATATTTCGATCGCTTGACGCGGATGATCATCCGGTTGCTTGGCGAACCGACGGAACTTGGCGCCGCCTATCGGGTCGATCTTCGGATTCGTCCCTTTGGAGAAAACGGACCGCCGGTTTCCGATCTGGCTTCGGCCGTTCGATATTACGGCACCAGCGGCAGAACCTGGGATCGCCAAGCGCTGATCAAAGCGAGGCCGATCGCGGGCGATCTCGATCTAGGGACGGAGTTTCTGACGGCGCTGAAGCCTTGGATCTACCGGACCTTTCTCAGCCGAGCCGATATCGCGGGGATTCGGCACATCAAGCGGCGGATCGAAAAACGGGCCAAGCGAGCTGGCGACGAAGCGCGGAACGTAAAAACCGGCCATGGTGGAATTCGCGATATCGAATTCTCG
Above is a genomic segment from Rosistilla ulvae containing:
- a CDS encoding DEAD/DEAH box helicase: MAYNKRGRAARGSVSPSATSMLKQILSEASGGLGSPTKTQWSQDDPPSTNPLVQRGVERVRTWYEACLDILDSFPDSITDSDSYESPHAFFVSAVYSDGTVTGQYRKGPERHDVMLAIPDGSGRKKIACSCNVSLGKSYCEHTFHFVDYVYEQLRDTRSWLNRQVAQGLFTAGSFDPRSFDFSSRARIERILEDLPIAPPDLDLEDAQLPPSRSVSQDRIAWNLSTRGTDHEILAIHQQAKKRGNGWTKGRRVSVSTLNVLEVTLSEADRRVQSLVQIDSSYYRVSTKLDTIAVLRELVGQPNVLFNMHPAEVVRFDPTFQFCRDEQQCWLELVGSKPHNNMFLYNEDCMVHIRNDLASIRICDLHPSQMKTVVAVLKLPRIPVEFEQDLLKRVADLQRVINVKVPESVAGQIIPDACRPVVLLRSHSTGSLDFGVRVRDAMDVLHRPGTGLMLRAGKHEGRPVQFQRDADEEIRASDALLGKLGQKPGEFDGGISDFEAAIGLVGSLQDLESTGIEVLWDKTSEKPLRVLGSVTTSNVSVGINRKHDWFQLSGNCDLGEESVPLAELLNALQNPGEESVRGDFVRIGDKGWTKIEKGLRAKLTGLRDSVTQDRKGLKFDATSASAVRDFLSNDVQVEATRAWHQCLTRLERAEKLEPVLPAGLNATLRDYQTDGFRWLRRLAEWGVGGILADDMGLGKTLQTLAVILDRSSEGPTLVIAPTSVGFNWVREAERFAPDLSVHLYRDTDRSEFLSTVGPGSLVVCSYGLALRDADALADVKWSTLVLDEAQAIKNSRSKTSAAIASIPAQWKVALTGTPVENHLGELWSLFHVISPGVFGGWDQFRKRFAGPIEKDNDESRRLALRDRLQPFVLRRTKTEVLKDLPPRSDMNLYVELTATERMMYDKVRASALGEIDQIANIGDVKDQRFKILALLTRLRQIACSPRMVDESFSQRSSKLQLLQETVAELKEEGHRVLIFSQFVKHLTLIREMFDSEGIRYEYLDGQTPADQRQAGVDRFQNGDATAFLISLKAGGTGLNLTAADYVIHMDPWWNPAVEDQATDRAHRIGQENPVMVYRLISQGTIEEEILKLHDAKRDLVSGVMEGTHAAAKLSTTDLIDLVRGS
- a CDS encoding Maf family protein; translation: MSDTPPPQTAFSRIVLASGSPRRRELMEQAGYSFDVIPADPSVECGVCSSETPPELVARHAFRKAEDVSRQVDAGMVIAADTVAACRGQILGKPEDRDHARQMLKMLAGTQHAVFTGVCLWSLPDQRASLDVCCTQLQMEAIDDATIEAYLDSDRWVGKAGAFGYQDGNDWLQILSGSPSNVVGLPMERLQEMLASFAETAQAIDVSARQAPLVDIERPSS
- the groL gene encoding chaperonin GroEL (60 kDa chaperone family; promotes refolding of misfolded polypeptides especially under stressful conditions; forms two stacked rings of heptamers to form a barrel-shaped 14mer; ends can be capped by GroES; misfolded proteins enter the barrel where they are refolded when GroES binds), producing the protein MAKQIVFDDDARQPLLAGAAKLARAVRSTLGPRGRNAVLDKGWGSPKVTKDGVTVAEDIDLDDANENLGAQLIKEAASKTNDVAGDGTTTATVLAEAIFREGLKMEASGADPMALSRGIAKAVDMVTAAIQKLSTPISEKSKAEIRQVATIAGNNDPEIGRVLADAFAKVGKDGVITVEEGRSNETTVDVVEGMQFDRGFLSPHFVTNQDEVTVELENCLVLIFEEKISGNKKMIPLLEAVSKSKKPLLIIAEDVEGEALATLVVNKMRGILNVCAVKAPGYGDRRKAILGDIAVLTGAQPIFKDLGIDLENVKLDDLGTVKKVKITSEDCTMVGGAGGKDKIAARVAQIRNEISLTDSDYDREKLQERLAKLAGGVAQISVGAATETEMKERKALIDDARAATQAALEEGIVPGGGVALIRCEKHLLKLEESTEGDEKLGVRIIRNVLDKPLRAIAGNAGLEGGVVVNRVRNLKDKNEGYDANSDKYVDMIKAGIIDPAKVVRTSLSNAASVASLLLTTESLITEIPVEEEAGDDHHHDHGMGGMGGMPGMGGMGGMPGMGGMGGMPGMM
- a CDS encoding co-chaperone GroES; the encoded protein is MAKINIRPLDDRIVVQPASAEETTAGGIVLPDSAQEKPQRGTVVAVGPGKLLDSGSRGELTVAIGDVVIYGRYGGSEIEVDGQELKILRESDILAKVV
- a CDS encoding DUF3467 domain-containing protein — translated: MNDNPSEDQPAPVEGGQNLRARIPDHVGEGVFSTGAIVVTGPTEFVLDFVQNISRPHRVATRVVLPHPVLPQFLDALRKNLEIYTNRFGAPADPPKPPADARRPTPQEIYDDLKMNDALLSGAYANGVMIGHGAAEFSLDFITSFFPQSAVSARVYMAAGQIPRLIESLDNAMKQLKMRTGQLPPPKQNPPSTQSPGDDLLPPNENRPDPDEPS